A window from Kovacikia minuta CCNUW1 encodes these proteins:
- a CDS encoding PAS domain-containing protein — translation MDSSSASRDRLNAESVDLQTRMAALESELQQCKLELQQEKAARQDSETRLNAILNRAIASITSFRMYADCHWEYDYYSAGCEAIFGYTAQELTTNQYLWWSRVLPQDQQSVIIPSWANIFAEKVSHREYRFFHKNGSLRWISSTVTSQRDEAEDCWRVTTVDMDISDRKQAEETLRRSEEKLSKIFHNSPAPIAVVTFSEGRFLEVNECFLELTGYSRQEVIGHTVFDLGLLVDVEQASQRIHQLQQRQPLQLQEIDYRTKAGEIRTALSSVDTIEIDGQLCALSISKDHYRSQTGRSRSA, via the coding sequence ATGGACTCCTCTTCTGCTTCCCGCGATCGATTAAATGCTGAGTCTGTTGATTTGCAAACCAGAATGGCAGCTTTAGAAAGCGAGTTGCAGCAGTGCAAACTGGAACTTCAGCAGGAAAAGGCAGCCCGCCAGGATTCTGAAACAAGGCTGAATGCAATTCTGAATCGGGCGATCGCTTCCATTACCAGTTTTCGGATGTATGCCGACTGCCACTGGGAATACGACTATTACTCTGCTGGATGTGAGGCAATTTTTGGCTACACTGCTCAGGAATTAACAACCAATCAATATCTATGGTGGTCACGGGTTCTGCCACAGGATCAGCAATCAGTCATCATTCCATCCTGGGCAAATATCTTTGCCGAAAAAGTTTCCCATCGGGAATACCGATTTTTTCATAAAAACGGCAGCCTGCGGTGGATTTCCAGCACTGTAACATCCCAGCGGGATGAGGCAGAAGACTGTTGGCGAGTAACCACGGTTGATATGGATATTAGCGATCGCAAACAGGCAGAAGAGACGTTGCGGCGCTCGGAGGAAAAGCTATCCAAAATTTTCCACAACAGCCCTGCCCCCATTGCAGTGGTAACCTTCAGCGAGGGGCGGTTTTTAGAGGTTAACGAGTGTTTTTTGGAGCTAACAGGCTATTCCCGCCAAGAAGTCATCGGTCATACGGTTTTTGATTTGGGCTTGTTAGTGGATGTAGAACAGGCAAGTCAACGGATTCACCAGTTACAGCAGAGACAACCCTTGCAGCTTCAGGAGATTGATTACCGGACTAAAGCTGGAGAAATCAGAACAGCCCTCTCTTCTGTAGACACAATCGAGATTGATGGACAGCTTTGTGCTTTATCAATCTCAAAAGATCATTACCGATCGCAAACGGGTAGAAGCCGATCTGCGTGA
- a CDS encoding ATP-binding cassette domain-containing protein — MPQDDRKQLGNGTTIAVEFDHAGFAVKERTLLSGLNFTIPMGEFLVLLGRSGSGKTTTMKLINHLIAPTTGEVRVQGKATTAWDPIQLRRKIGYVIQETGLFPHFTIARNVGLVPTLQGWQPRQIKLRVHELLNLVGLEPAQFADRYPNQLSGGQRQRVGVARALAADPPILLMDEPFGALDPITRLDLQQEFKHLQQELGKTVVFVTHDIQEAFVLSSRIGLMENGEMVFLGDKEAFVRSTHPEAQTFLKTLKSIRSEG; from the coding sequence ATGCCGCAGGATGACAGAAAGCAATTGGGAAATGGGACGACGATCGCGGTGGAATTTGACCATGCGGGGTTTGCGGTCAAAGAAAGAACCTTGCTTTCCGGGCTGAATTTCACAATTCCAATGGGAGAATTTTTGGTCTTGCTGGGTCGCAGTGGTTCCGGTAAAACCACCACGATGAAATTGATCAATCACCTGATTGCCCCCACAACCGGAGAGGTGCGGGTTCAGGGTAAAGCAACAACCGCATGGGACCCGATTCAACTCCGGCGAAAGATTGGATATGTGATTCAAGAAACGGGTCTATTTCCCCATTTTACGATCGCTCGTAACGTTGGCTTGGTGCCAACGCTGCAAGGTTGGCAGCCACGCCAAATTAAGTTACGAGTGCATGAATTACTCAACCTGGTGGGGCTTGAGCCAGCACAGTTTGCCGATCGCTACCCCAATCAACTTTCCGGCGGCCAACGGCAACGGGTTGGTGTGGCGCGGGCGCTGGCAGCCGACCCCCCAATCCTGCTAATGGACGAACCCTTTGGTGCCCTCGACCCCATCACCCGTCTGGACTTGCAGCAAGAATTCAAACATCTCCAGCAGGAACTTGGTAAAACGGTCGTTTTTGTCACCCACGACATTCAAGAAGCCTTCGTCCTATCCTCGCGCATCGGCTTAATGGAAAATGGCGAAATGGTTTTTCTGGGGGACAAAGAAGCGTTTGTCCGATCGACTCACCCAGAGGCGCAAACTTTTCTCAAAACATTAAAGTCGATCAGGAGTGAGGGGTGA
- a CDS encoding MarR family winged helix-turn-helix transcriptional regulator, protein MQLLNLELYICNRRINVCGGRPMKTAPLDEARNKAWKLFLTTNVLVLELIEQELADAKLPPLSWYGVLWVLEQSPGHKKRLHELAQEVLLSRSNVTRLLDRLEAEGLLSRERCPRDRRGAFACITPAGLELRQRMWAVYSQAIAKYFTHYLSDEEVAVFTKAFERVLAGVRGEE, encoded by the coding sequence ATGCAACTATTGAATCTGGAACTTTATATTTGTAATCGGCGTATCAACGTTTGCGGGGGAAGACCGATGAAAACAGCACCGCTGGATGAAGCACGAAACAAAGCCTGGAAGCTCTTTTTGACGACCAATGTGCTGGTACTTGAGTTGATCGAACAGGAGTTGGCTGACGCTAAACTGCCACCTCTAAGCTGGTATGGGGTTCTCTGGGTGCTGGAGCAATCACCCGGACATAAAAAACGCCTGCACGAACTGGCTCAGGAAGTTCTGTTGAGCCGCAGCAACGTGACTCGCCTGCTTGACCGTCTGGAAGCAGAAGGCTTGTTAAGTCGGGAGCGATGTCCCAGAGATCGTCGGGGTGCCTTTGCCTGTATCACCCCAGCAGGATTGGAACTGCGCCAACGGATGTGGGCTGTTTATTCCCAGGCGATCGCCAAATACTTTACCCATTACCTGAGCGATGAAGAGGTTGCTGTTTTCACCAAGGCATTTGAGCGGGTGCTGGCAGGGGTAAGAGGGGAGGAGTGA
- a CDS encoding P-loop NTPase fold protein, producing the protein MGIDLRQFFQATNPSKTLVATNEEDQKYYIDFSSVRGSKIIEELKDNITFFSPDAPTCVLFTGHIGCGKSTELLRLKAELEQEGFHVVYFESSEDLEMADVDISDVLLAIAKRVSESLEKAQLNTQAKGFRALLENTMKVLLTEVDVKAKAKLPGLEAGLSSQGEFSLSAGIAELTVIAKNDQGLRERLNQYLGPQKNKLLEAINKELLEPAIVQLKQRGRKGLVVIVDNLDRIDNRTKSFGRPQQEYLFIDQSECLTRLNCHLVYTMPLALKFSNEYGMLTQRYEEPKVLPMVPIQFRDGNPCEEGLKLLRQMVLSRAFPDLDTTQQIEQVTEIFDTPATLDRLCCVSGGHVRDLLRLLNDWIKKGRQLPLSSTTLEEVIRARRNEMMMPISDEEWELLRQVRQRKKVSGDQGYQTLIRSRLVFEYRDRGESWFDVNPILTGARELDGS; encoded by the coding sequence ATGGGTATTGATCTGCGCCAATTCTTTCAGGCAACGAATCCAAGCAAAACCTTGGTTGCGACCAATGAGGAAGATCAGAAGTACTATATTGATTTTTCCTCGGTGCGGGGTAGCAAGATCATTGAAGAATTGAAGGACAACATTACCTTCTTCTCGCCAGATGCGCCTACCTGTGTGTTGTTTACAGGTCATATTGGCTGTGGCAAATCCACGGAACTACTGCGCCTGAAAGCCGAATTAGAGCAAGAAGGCTTTCATGTCGTTTACTTCGAGTCCAGTGAAGATCTGGAAATGGCAGATGTGGACATTAGCGATGTGCTGCTGGCGATCGCCAAACGGGTCAGTGAAAGCCTGGAAAAAGCACAACTGAACACCCAGGCAAAGGGTTTTCGAGCATTGTTGGAAAACACCATGAAAGTTCTGCTGACGGAAGTGGATGTGAAGGCAAAAGCTAAACTTCCAGGGTTAGAAGCGGGATTGTCCAGTCAGGGAGAGTTTTCGCTCTCCGCAGGAATTGCCGAGCTGACCGTCATTGCCAAGAATGATCAAGGGTTACGGGAGCGCCTGAACCAATACCTGGGACCGCAGAAGAATAAGCTCCTGGAGGCAATCAACAAAGAGTTATTAGAGCCTGCGATCGTCCAACTCAAACAACGGGGCAGAAAGGGATTGGTTGTCATTGTCGATAACCTGGATCGGATCGACAACCGGACAAAATCCTTTGGGCGACCCCAGCAGGAGTACCTGTTCATTGACCAGAGCGAATGTCTGACCCGCCTCAATTGTCATCTCGTTTACACCATGCCCCTGGCGCTAAAATTTTCCAACGAATATGGCATGCTGACCCAACGCTATGAGGAACCGAAGGTTTTGCCGATGGTGCCGATTCAATTTCGGGATGGTAATCCCTGTGAAGAAGGCTTGAAACTTTTGCGGCAAATGGTATTGTCACGGGCATTTCCCGATCTGGATACAACACAACAAATCGAACAAGTAACCGAAATATTTGATACGCCTGCCACCCTCGATCGCCTCTGTTGTGTCAGCGGTGGGCATGTCCGCGATCTGCTGCGCTTACTGAATGATTGGATTAAAAAAGGCAGACAACTCCCCCTCTCAAGCACAACACTAGAGGAAGTCATTCGTGCCCGTCGCAATGAAATGATGATGCCCATTTCCGATGAAGAATGGGAACTTTTGCGCCAGGTTCGCCAACGCAAAAAAGTCAGCGGCGACCAGGGCTATCAAACCTTAATCCGCAGCCGTCTCGTATTTGAATACCGCGATCGGGGCGAATCCTGGTTTGATGTCAACCCCATTTTGACCGGAGCAAGGGAATTAGATGGGAGTTAG
- a CDS encoding WD40 domain-containing protein, giving the protein MTDSTSPDEISIHSEQSLEELAWAIEASQGQFLLMLARCNYARLRSQLINRLQEICAVEIRVLTLQKSTHTLYTRIREEVADAPPQALMIVGLETVDEVNQMLPAVNSVREEFRKNFCFPIVLWITDEIQKKLVRLAPDLESWASSVEFTLAPDTLIQNLQQVGERLFSTLLSPSPLSFNQLLTKLDLGFLQRSEVEIALQDLQRQGVSLNAELQATLNFARGLNTTDLTSALEHFQQSLNYWQQQTDLESPPNEPFTPHIPHPTPLHPTPHTPHPSPSLKTALTLFYIGRTLYYICNRDKDRQPDWDAARKPLQQCLEKFEQANRPDLVAKSITQLERVLDRMQSWDDLETLAQKSLPLQQTYGNLSKLAQDYRYLAMVALKQQKLTEANRLAHQALDTLAQVPEDQGWQGLYLLTLAQTERAVGKQAEAIAHLTQAHALGDRGQPRLYISILKSLQDFYLEQKNYLEAFKLKQEQRSIEQQYQLRAFVGAGRLRPQRQELTVPNSTTLPSETVSPEIAAAGRQQDLNRLVERIGRNDYRLIVLHGNSGVGKSSLVNAGLVPALRQKAIGFQTNLPVVMRVYTNWAEELEHLLTQALEARRTRSQEPGARSQEPEFGVRGQGSEFGTLTSKPEILTSELETPTSKLETSTSKHGTLTSKLDASTSEPETSTSELETLTSEPETPTSKLDASTSEPETPTSKLDASTSEPGTSTSGLKTQNSKLKTQISTPHTPSPTPHTPPSTQNLKLKTQNLLTSLRQNEQTNLRTVLIFDQFEEFFFVYPKPEDRKPFFEFLTDCLQVLSVKVLLVLREDYLHFLLECSRLPAMATTGIDILSNNVRYGLGNFTVNDTRAIIRSLTDRARFHLEPALVDQLVQDLASDLGEVRPIELQVVGAQLQADNITTLTQYQALGGNPKEALVERYLAEVVADCGAENHKIAELLLFLLTDEKGTRPLKTRAELEKELHALAALDEKTNALDLVLTIFVKSGLVLLLPEVPADRYQLVHDYLAAFIRHQQEPKLNQLIADLEAERQQRKRSEERLGQVQKRQIPLAVTAVSFIVLATLAAVFAFQAESQRKRAEVSQIDALNAYSEALLASNKPFDALMESLRAGKRLQSVTWAGEELRSRITTALQKAVYGVREQIRLEGHTDRVNDVDFSPDGRTIASVSNDQTLKLWSLDGKLLKTIDVQSEWINGVSFSPNGQIIATVDQAGAVKLWSLDGKLIKTFQGRNNWLVGISFSPNGKMLVSSGNGNRPVELWSLNGKLLKTLTIDTDTQVNDVRFSPDNMIIAAATDNGMVQLWNLNGQLLSTFQADRLWLASVSFSPDGQTIASGGGDEKTIKLWSRNGTLLKTLEGHSGSVMDIRFSPDGQTIASASNDKTIKLWSRDDTLLNTLEGHKEGVRGVAFSPDGRTIASSSTDKTVRLWNLTGQADVKVLREHTNTVNGVAFSADSKMMATASNDGTARFWNLNGKLLKTLKRSSSVNQIEFSPDGKQVATANAGGNLGLWDVSSGRQLAKWRGTTRTGWKYIGLGVASQPDQATGFRVQQVYENSPAQKAGLRAGDRILMVDGQSLVGKSDTEFSSLVRGVTAGTRVNLRISRQGRSDFDLPIVCGEVNPPADMYDVSFSPDGKMFASASEDKTAKLWSLKGKLLKSLEGHSKAVNEVAFSPDGKTIATASKDKTVKLWSLNGTLLQTLRGHSDEVKRVTFSPDGKTIATTSNDKTIKLWSLDGKLLKTFEGHTDGVLSVAFSSDGKTIASGSDDKTVKLWNLDGKLLNTLYGQSDSVVSVHFSPDSKIITSVSSQRALVHWNLGQLSLNELMPRGCNWVRDYLKNAPNLNESDRHLCDNINSQK; this is encoded by the coding sequence ATGACTGACTCAACCTCGCCCGACGAAATTTCCATCCATAGCGAGCAATCGCTGGAGGAATTGGCGTGGGCGATCGAGGCTTCACAGGGACAATTTTTGTTAATGTTGGCACGGTGCAACTATGCTCGCTTGCGATCGCAGTTGATCAACCGTTTGCAGGAAATCTGTGCGGTGGAAATTCGGGTTTTGACGCTTCAGAAATCGACGCACACCCTTTACACCCGCATCCGGGAAGAAGTGGCAGATGCCCCACCCCAGGCATTGATGATTGTGGGGTTGGAGACGGTTGATGAGGTGAATCAGATGTTACCTGCGGTTAACTCGGTACGAGAAGAGTTCCGCAAAAATTTCTGCTTTCCGATCGTCCTCTGGATTACGGACGAGATTCAGAAAAAGCTGGTGCGACTGGCTCCCGATCTGGAAAGTTGGGCATCTTCTGTAGAATTTACCCTTGCCCCTGACACCCTCATTCAGAACCTACAGCAGGTGGGTGAGCGCCTGTTTTCTACCCTCCTGAGTCCATCACCGCTGTCTTTCAACCAACTGCTGACGAAGCTAGATCTGGGATTCTTGCAGCGATCGGAAGTCGAAATTGCCCTGCAAGATTTGCAACGCCAGGGGGTCAGTCTAAATGCAGAATTACAAGCCACCCTTAACTTTGCCCGTGGACTCAACACAACCGATCTCACCAGCGCACTAGAACATTTCCAGCAAAGCCTCAATTACTGGCAACAACAAACTGATCTCGAATCACCACCCAATGAACCCTTCACACCTCACATCCCTCACCCCACCCCCCTACACCCCACACCCCACACCCCACACCCCTCACCCTCCCTCAAAACTGCCTTAACCCTCTTCTACATCGGGCGCACCCTTTACTACATCTGCAATCGCGACAAGGATCGTCAGCCAGACTGGGACGCCGCCAGAAAACCATTGCAACAATGCCTGGAGAAATTTGAACAGGCAAACCGCCCCGATCTGGTTGCCAAAAGTATCACCCAGTTGGAGCGGGTGCTGGATCGCATGCAGTCATGGGATGACCTGGAAACTCTGGCACAGAAGTCTTTGCCGTTGCAGCAGACCTACGGCAATCTCAGCAAACTGGCGCAGGATTACCGCTACCTGGCAATGGTTGCCTTGAAACAGCAGAAATTGACCGAGGCAAACCGTCTGGCTCACCAGGCATTAGATACCCTGGCGCAGGTTCCAGAAGACCAGGGATGGCAAGGACTCTACCTCCTGACCCTGGCACAAACCGAGCGGGCAGTGGGCAAGCAAGCCGAGGCGATCGCCCACCTGACTCAAGCCCATGCCCTGGGCGATCGGGGGCAACCAAGGCTTTACATCAGCATCCTCAAGAGTTTGCAAGACTTCTACCTGGAGCAAAAGAACTACCTGGAAGCATTCAAGCTCAAGCAAGAGCAGCGTTCCATTGAGCAGCAGTATCAGTTGCGGGCATTTGTTGGGGCTGGCAGGTTGCGACCCCAACGGCAGGAACTTACTGTTCCCAACAGCACCACCCTCCCATCAGAAACCGTTTCCCCAGAAATTGCCGCCGCTGGACGACAGCAAGACTTAAACCGTCTGGTTGAGCGGATTGGACGCAATGACTACCGGTTGATTGTGCTCCACGGCAACTCTGGCGTGGGCAAAAGCTCCCTGGTCAATGCCGGACTGGTGCCTGCCCTGAGGCAAAAGGCGATCGGCTTCCAAACCAATCTGCCCGTGGTAATGCGCGTTTACACCAACTGGGCGGAAGAATTGGAACACTTGCTAACTCAGGCATTAGAAGCACGAAGAACCAGGAGCCAGGAGCCAGGAGCCAGGAGCCAGGAGCCAGAATTCGGGGTCAGGGGTCAGGGGTCAGAATTTGGAACTTTGACTTCAAAGCCCGAAATTTTGACTTCCGAACTCGAAACTCCGACCTCCAAACTCGAAACTTCGACTTCCAAACACGGAACTCTGACCTCCAAACTCGACGCTTCAACCTCCGAACCCGAAACTTCGACTTCCGAACTCGAAACTTTGACTTCTGAACCCGAAACTCCGACCTCCAAACTCGATGCGTCAACCTCAGAACCCGAAACTCCGACCTCCAAACTCGATGCGTCAACCTCAGAACCCGGAACTTCGACCTCAGGACTTAAAACTCAAAACTCAAAACTCAAAACTCAAATCTCCACACCCCATACCCCAAGCCCCACACCCCACACCCCACCTTCAACTCAAAACTTAAAACTTAAAACTCAAAACTTACTGACCAGCCTTCGTCAAAACGAACAAACCAACCTCCGCACGGTTCTGATCTTCGATCAGTTTGAAGAATTCTTCTTCGTTTACCCCAAGCCAGAAGACCGCAAACCGTTCTTTGAATTCCTGACAGATTGTCTGCAAGTATTGTCTGTCAAAGTATTGCTGGTGTTGCGGGAAGATTATCTTCATTTCCTGCTGGAGTGCAGCCGCCTACCTGCAATGGCAACCACCGGCATTGATATTCTGAGCAACAATGTCCGCTATGGCTTGGGCAACTTTACCGTCAACGACACCAGGGCGATTATTCGCAGCCTCACCGATCGCGCCCGCTTCCATCTGGAACCTGCCCTGGTCGATCAACTGGTGCAAGATCTGGCAAGTGATCTGGGAGAAGTACGCCCGATCGAACTTCAGGTGGTCGGGGCACAACTGCAAGCGGACAACATCACGACCCTGACTCAGTATCAGGCGTTGGGAGGCAACCCAAAGGAAGCGTTAGTCGAACGCTATCTGGCAGAAGTCGTTGCCGATTGCGGCGCAGAGAATCACAAGATTGCAGAACTGCTGCTGTTTCTGCTGACTGACGAAAAGGGAACCCGTCCGCTGAAGACCCGTGCCGAGCTGGAAAAGGAACTACATGCACTGGCGGCGCTGGATGAAAAAACCAATGCGTTGGATCTGGTGCTGACGATTTTTGTCAAATCTGGTTTGGTGTTGTTACTGCCAGAAGTTCCAGCCGATCGCTATCAACTCGTGCATGACTATCTCGCTGCCTTTATTCGCCACCAGCAGGAACCAAAACTAAATCAACTGATTGCAGACCTGGAAGCAGAACGACAGCAACGGAAACGGAGCGAAGAAAGGCTTGGTCAAGTTCAGAAAAGGCAAATTCCACTGGCAGTCACAGCAGTCTCATTTATCGTATTGGCGACTTTAGCAGCCGTCTTTGCATTCCAGGCAGAGTCCCAGAGGAAACGGGCGGAAGTGAGTCAAATCGATGCTTTAAATGCGTATTCAGAAGCCCTGCTTGCTTCAAATAAACCATTTGATGCCCTTATGGAAAGCCTGCGGGCAGGCAAGCGGTTGCAGAGTGTCACCTGGGCAGGCGAAGAGTTGCGATCGCGGATCACGACTGCATTGCAAAAAGCAGTTTACGGCGTGAGAGAACAGATTCGTTTAGAGGGACACACCGATCGCGTCAATGATGTTGACTTTAGTCCTGATGGCAGAACGATCGCCTCAGTCAGCAATGATCAGACGCTCAAACTTTGGAGTCTAGATGGCAAATTGCTCAAAACAATTGATGTTCAGAGTGAGTGGATTAACGGCGTTAGTTTCAGCCCCAATGGTCAAATCATTGCCACCGTCGATCAAGCAGGAGCTGTCAAACTCTGGAGCTTGGACGGTAAACTGATCAAAACCTTTCAAGGGCGTAATAATTGGCTGGTTGGTATCAGTTTTAGTCCCAATGGCAAGATGCTTGTCTCAAGCGGCAATGGTAATCGACCTGTGGAGCTTTGGAGTTTGAATGGCAAGTTACTCAAAACGTTGACAATAGATACAGATACGCAAGTCAATGATGTCCGCTTCAGCCCCGATAACATGATTATTGCTGCGGCAACTGACAACGGCATGGTGCAACTCTGGAATCTCAACGGTCAACTCCTCAGTACTTTTCAAGCAGATCGCTTGTGGCTTGCCAGTGTCAGTTTCAGCCCCGATGGTCAAACAATCGCATCGGGTGGAGGCGATGAAAAAACGATCAAACTCTGGAGCAGAAACGGCACGTTGCTGAAAACGCTTGAGGGACATAGCGGTAGTGTGATGGACATCCGCTTTAGCCCCGATGGTCAGACGATCGCCTCAGCCAGTAATGACAAAACCATCAAACTGTGGAGCAGAGATGATACCTTGCTCAATACCCTTGAAGGGCATAAGGAGGGAGTTAGGGGTGTTGCCTTCAGCCCCGATGGTAGAACCATTGCTTCCTCCAGTACTGATAAAACAGTTAGACTTTGGAACCTGACAGGGCAAGCAGACGTTAAGGTGCTGCGTGAGCATACCAACACAGTCAATGGTGTTGCCTTTAGCGCCGACAGCAAGATGATGGCGACTGCAAGCAATGACGGAACCGCCAGATTCTGGAACCTGAATGGCAAGTTGCTCAAAACTCTCAAACGTAGTAGTTCAGTGAATCAGATAGAATTTAGCCCGGATGGGAAACAGGTGGCAACTGCAAATGCAGGTGGCAATCTAGGACTGTGGGATGTGTCATCAGGTCGGCAACTCGCGAAATGGAGAGGCACAACGCGGACTGGATGGAAATATATTGGGCTTGGAGTCGCTTCTCAACCCGATCAAGCAACAGGCTTCCGAGTTCAGCAGGTTTATGAAAACTCACCAGCCCAGAAAGCAGGTTTAAGGGCTGGAGATCGCATCCTGATGGTAGATGGTCAGTCCCTGGTGGGTAAGAGTGATACAGAATTTTCCAGTTTGGTTCGCGGCGTAACAGCAGGTACACGGGTGAATCTGCGAATTTCCCGTCAGGGCAGGAGCGACTTTGACCTCCCTATAGTTTGCGGCGAGGTAAATCCCCCTGCGGATATGTATGATGTTAGCTTCAGTCCAGATGGAAAGATGTTTGCCAGTGCCAGTGAAGACAAAACGGCTAAACTCTGGAGCCTGAAGGGTAAACTACTCAAGTCCCTTGAGGGGCACAGTAAAGCAGTCAATGAAGTTGCTTTCAGTCCCGATGGCAAGACGATCGCAACCGCCAGTAAAGATAAGACAGTCAAACTCTGGAGTCTGAACGGTACACTCCTTCAAACGCTGCGTGGACACAGCGATGAGGTGAAACGGGTAACTTTTAGTCCTGACGGCAAGACGATCGCAACCACCAGTAATGATAAAACCATTAAACTCTGGAGCTTAGATGGAAAGCTGCTGAAAACCTTTGAGGGGCATACCGATGGCGTTCTTTCCGTCGCTTTCAGCTCAGATGGAAAAACAATTGCATCAGGCAGTGATGATAAAACGGTTAAACTTTGGAATCTGGATGGCAAACTGCTCAACACCCTTTATGGACAGTCTGATTCAGTTGTGAGCGTGCATTTCAGCCCAGACAGTAAAATTATCACCTCTGTTAGCTCGCAAAGAGCATTAGTCCATTGGAATTTAGGTCAACTGAGCCTCAATGAGTTAATGCCACGCGGCTGCAACTGGGTGCGAGACTACCTGAAAAATGCTCCTAACCTCAACGAAAGCGATCGCCACCTCTGCGACAACATCAACAGTCAGAAATGA
- a CDS encoding type II toxin-antitoxin system ParD family antitoxin: MSIILKPEHEQLIQAQISKGKYSNADEVVSEALKLLEEREQRLEDLRQKIAVGTKQIQKGQVTEGETFFAKSQTYHDLDALAGTWSDAAAAEFLSAIADFSHVDKELWQ; the protein is encoded by the coding sequence ATGAGCATTATCCTCAAGCCTGAACACGAGCAATTGATCCAGGCTCAAATTTCAAAAGGTAAATATTCCAACGCGGATGAGGTGGTTAGTGAAGCCTTAAAGCTGCTAGAAGAGCGTGAGCAACGGCTAGAAGACCTGCGGCAAAAGATTGCTGTGGGAACCAAACAAATCCAGAAGGGACAGGTTACAGAGGGTGAAACTTTTTTTGCCAAGTCTCAGACCTACCATGATCTTGATGCGCTAGCTGGAACCTGGAGCGATGCAGCAGCAGCAGAGTTCTTGAGTGCGATCGCAGATTTCAGCCATGTAGACAAAGAACTATGGCAGTAA
- a CDS encoding PIN domain-containing protein: MHLSGVTLFPIDDRTAEYYATIYRSLRSKGQPIPTNDMWIAATAFQHNLALFSYDNHFQAIDDILVGNRLADFVF, encoded by the coding sequence TTGCATCTGAGCGGGGTAACTCTTTTTCCCATTGATGACAGAACTGCCGAATATTATGCAACTATTTATCGCTCTCTAAGAAGCAAAGGACAGCCGATTCCAACCAATGATATGTGGATTGCGGCAACTGCATTTCAGCATAATTTGGCACTGTTTAGCTACGATAATCATTTCCAAGCTATCGACGATATTTTGGTCGGCAATCGTTTGGCTGATTTTGTTTTTTGA
- a CDS encoding IS5 family transposase, with amino-acid sequence MAYSSSLTDAEWEILEPLLPQILPKKKRTRPCDWTKREIIDGILYQLKNGCNWEDLPKDLPPYSTVYWHYKQWREAGVIEKLMGVLHGQVREQVKKKPKWTRLIIIDSQAVKNTCNASVDSKGFCFYKATNGIKRHLAVDTLGFPFFTHCTKADVSDDLGLLEMLTLNIDYFKSKPVNIPKITILLDHGYHIDALIEALEQVYPQIMTKIRFERSTKPSKQEKAAQGKSGFVPAVARWVIERSNAWMERCKSLVKNFERTLSHAETKINLCFVRLMLKRLAATS; translated from the coding sequence ATGGCATATTCGAGCAGTCTCACTGATGCAGAATGGGAAATTCTTGAACCGCTGTTGCCTCAGATATTACCCAAGAAGAAACGGACCCGACCCTGCGATTGGACGAAGCGGGAGATCATTGATGGCATCCTTTATCAACTCAAGAACGGTTGCAATTGGGAAGACTTACCCAAAGACTTACCTCCCTACTCGACGGTGTATTGGCACTACAAGCAGTGGCGGGAAGCTGGGGTGATCGAGAAACTGATGGGAGTATTGCATGGACAGGTGCGGGAACAGGTTAAAAAAAAGCCCAAATGGACGAGGTTAATCATCATTGACTCGCAAGCGGTGAAGAATACTTGCAATGCCAGTGTAGACTCAAAGGGCTTCTGTTTTTACAAAGCGACCAATGGGATTAAAAGGCACCTGGCTGTTGATACGCTTGGGTTTCCCTTTTTCACTCATTGCACAAAAGCTGATGTTTCCGATGATCTGGGATTGCTTGAGATGTTGACGCTCAACATTGACTATTTCAAGTCAAAACCTGTTAACATTCCCAAGATTACCATCTTGCTCGACCACGGCTATCACATTGATGCTTTGATTGAAGCATTGGAGCAGGTTTATCCTCAAATTATGACGAAAATCAGGTTTGAGCGTTCAACCAAACCCTCGAAACAAGAGAAAGCAGCGCAAGGAAAATCTGGATTTGTCCCAGCAGTCGCAAGATGGGTCATCGAACGATCCAATGCTTGGATGGAGCGGTGTAAAAGTTTGGTTAAAAACTTTGAGCGCACCCTATCTCATGCGGAAACTAAGATTAACCTCTGCTTTGTCAGGCTAATGCTGAAGCGGCTTGCAGCTACTTCCTGA
- a CDS encoding DUF6887 family protein: MTHPDFKEMTRKDLLAYLLEHRDDEEVFHAYRTHLRSQEVAASRFSISLTKQRLILVSA, from the coding sequence ATGACCCATCCAGATTTCAAGGAGATGACCCGGAAGGATTTGTTAGCTTACCTGTTGGAGCATCGAGATGATGAAGAAGTCTTTCATGCTTATAGAACCCATTTGAGATCTCAGGAAGTAGCTGCAAGCCGCTTCAGCATTAGCCTGACAAAGCAGAGGTTAATCTTAGTTTCCGCATGA